One genomic segment of Desulforamulus reducens MI-1 includes these proteins:
- a CDS encoding MFS transporter, translating to MGYLKKIINKLTRVSALAALQHRNFRLFYFGQMISVIGFWMQNIAQAWVVLELTNSPFLLGLVTFVQFLPNLIFSLFAGVFADRFPRRVLVIGTQTLFMMLAVIFAILSGAGILQYWHIVVISALLGVTHAVDIPARQSLLVEMVGRNDLSNAIALNSSMFNAARVVGPALGGLVLAKYDATTCFLINAISYLFVIFGLLAMKSVNKTKRKYTQNILSQIKEGMLYIRSTPTVLIPMLLLATVSISAMNFGVLVPVFARTVLGQGPEGFGLLVSSQGMGSLIGAILLVVASKHTNLTKFLWGGATCLGFSQLLLGQMNWYWPVAVLLVAAGWSMVSLSASVNSLIQLQVPDDLRGRVMSIYSVCFIGLSSVGGMIAGTVAKWFGASVAFSISGLIALLTTFILAKLWHRKKYTSQFNL from the coding sequence ATGGGGTATTTAAAAAAAATTATAAACAAGCTTACCCGTGTTTCAGCACTGGCGGCACTTCAACATAGAAACTTTCGGTTGTTTTATTTTGGTCAAATGATATCTGTTATAGGCTTTTGGATGCAGAATATCGCTCAGGCATGGGTTGTGTTAGAGCTGACAAACTCCCCCTTTCTTTTAGGTTTGGTAACATTTGTACAGTTCTTACCAAACCTAATCTTTTCTTTGTTTGCGGGTGTCTTTGCTGATCGGTTTCCCAGAAGAGTACTTGTGATTGGTACACAAACATTATTTATGATGTTGGCCGTTATATTTGCTATATTAAGCGGAGCAGGTATACTTCAATACTGGCATATTGTAGTAATTAGTGCTTTGCTGGGAGTAACACATGCTGTAGATATTCCCGCAAGACAGTCCTTACTGGTGGAAATGGTTGGGCGTAATGACTTAAGCAATGCAATTGCCTTAAATTCATCGATGTTTAATGCAGCAAGGGTAGTGGGACCGGCACTGGGAGGATTGGTTTTAGCAAAGTATGATGCAACCACCTGTTTTCTGATTAATGCCATAAGCTATCTCTTTGTTATTTTTGGATTGCTGGCAATGAAGAGTGTTAATAAAACAAAAAGAAAATACACTCAAAATATACTCAGTCAAATTAAAGAAGGTATGCTGTATATTAGATCTACTCCTACTGTATTAATTCCGATGCTGTTACTTGCCACGGTAAGTATATCAGCCATGAACTTTGGTGTTCTAGTACCTGTGTTTGCACGTACGGTTTTAGGACAAGGGCCTGAGGGTTTTGGGCTTCTTGTTTCTTCCCAGGGGATGGGTTCATTGATTGGGGCTATCTTATTGGTGGTTGCTAGCAAGCATACTAACTTAACAAAGTTTCTATGGGGTGGTGCAACCTGTTTAGGCTTTTCTCAACTTTTACTGGGACAAATGAATTGGTATTGGCCAGTTGCTGTTTTGTTGGTGGCGGCAGGTTGGAGTATGGTAAGTTTAAGTGCTTCAGTTAACAGTTTGATTCAGCTTCAGGTACCCGATGATTTGAGGGGAAGAGTTATGAGTATATACTCTGTGTGTTTTATCGGGCTATCTTCAGTTGGGGGAATGATTGCTGGAACAGTGGCTAAGTGGTTTGGTGCCTCGGTTGCATTTAGTATAAGTGGGTTGATAGCATTATTAACTACCTTTATATTGGCAAAGCTCTGGCATAGAAAAAAATATACCTCTCAATTCAATCTGTAG
- a CDS encoding double-cubane-cluster-containing anaerobic reductase, giving the protein MRPESMKIFDELRNLNVLTVQNAKREGKKVVGCYCTYTPQELILASGASPVTLCGTRQEPIPAAERDLPRNLCPLIKSSYGFAVTAKCPYFEAADVLVAETTCDGKKKMYELMSKIKPMHVMNLPQGPKGEEALVAWAKEMNILKDWLAEKFEVEITEADIRKAIKLMNRERSAMRNLHATTKVKPAPITGVDLLVSVWTKGFNINKEDGITLVEQLTAEIEELTAKGISPFTNETPRILLTGCPVGFGSEKVVRLLEESGASVVAFENCSGYKALDRLVDESENKDVMVALAEKYLNIPCSCMTPNEGRFDLINKMAKEYQVDAIVDLTWQACHTYNIEAYAIRDYVQNQLSLPYMHLETDYSESDVEQLRVRVQAFLELIQGE; this is encoded by the coding sequence ATGAGACCTGAAAGTATGAAAATTTTTGATGAACTGCGTAATTTAAATGTACTCACGGTTCAAAACGCCAAAAGAGAAGGAAAAAAAGTTGTGGGATGCTATTGCACCTACACACCCCAAGAATTAATTCTTGCTTCAGGTGCTTCGCCTGTAACCCTATGCGGTACACGCCAAGAACCCATTCCTGCTGCTGAAAGAGATTTACCAAGGAACCTCTGTCCTTTAATTAAATCCAGCTATGGTTTTGCTGTTACGGCTAAATGTCCCTATTTCGAAGCAGCCGATGTTCTGGTAGCAGAGACAACCTGCGATGGTAAGAAAAAAATGTATGAGCTAATGAGTAAGATAAAGCCTATGCATGTAATGAACCTTCCCCAGGGTCCTAAGGGAGAAGAGGCTTTAGTGGCATGGGCTAAAGAAATGAATATATTAAAAGACTGGTTGGCAGAAAAATTTGAGGTAGAGATAACCGAGGCAGATATACGTAAAGCTATTAAACTGATGAACAGGGAAAGGTCGGCCATGCGCAACCTGCATGCCACCACCAAGGTAAAACCAGCCCCCATTACTGGTGTTGATCTACTGGTTTCGGTATGGACCAAAGGCTTCAATATTAATAAAGAAGACGGCATTACTTTGGTTGAGCAACTAACTGCAGAAATAGAAGAATTGACGGCCAAGGGTATCAGTCCCTTCACCAATGAAACGCCTAGAATATTACTAACAGGATGTCCCGTTGGCTTTGGTTCTGAAAAAGTTGTTCGTTTGTTGGAAGAGAGTGGTGCTTCTGTTGTAGCCTTTGAGAACTGCTCGGGCTACAAGGCACTGGATAGGCTTGTGGATGAGAGCGAAAATAAAGATGTCATGGTGGCTCTGGCGGAAAAATATCTCAATATCCCTTGCTCCTGCATGACACCCAATGAAGGAAGATTTGATTTAATTAATAAAATGGCGAAGGAATATCAGGTTGATGCCATCGTTGATTTAACCTGGCAAGCCTGTCATACCTACAACATAGAAGCCTATGCCATTCGAGACTATGTACAGAACCAACTGAGCCTACCCTATATGCACCTGGAAACCGACTACTCTGAGTCGGATGTGGAACAATTAAGGGTGCGTGTGCAAGCCTTCCTAGAGCTGATCCAAGGGGAATAA
- a CDS encoding CGGC domain-containing protein yields MKRVAIFTCQKIRDISCVACLKCFKAAEKKDGEFARHEGEVKIVAMTNCGDCPGLVMPKAQLLLEQADYLETDIDAVHIGTCMVKAVQTAACPIDLDGLKKKLETKFKEVIIGTHNY; encoded by the coding sequence ATGAAAAGGGTTGCCATATTTACCTGTCAAAAAATTAGGGACATTAGCTGTGTTGCTTGTCTGAAATGTTTTAAAGCTGCTGAGAAAAAGGATGGAGAATTTGCTCGCCACGAAGGCGAAGTTAAAATTGTTGCAATGACAAACTGTGGGGATTGCCCTGGTCTGGTAATGCCTAAAGCCCAGCTTTTACTGGAACAAGCTGATTATCTAGAAACCGATATTGATGCAGTTCATATTGGAACCTGTATGGTGAAGGCCGTTCAAACTGCCGCTTGCCCCATCGATCTAGATGGTCTTAAGAAAAAGTTAGAAACCAAGTTTAAAGAAGTTATTATAGGAACTCATAATTATTAG
- a CDS encoding DUF503 domain-containing protein yields MIVGIMTVELYISGATTLKEKRRVLKSIIDRIRSKYNVSISEVDNQDLWQRATLGVAAVSNETSHVSRMLDTVIRTIENNGEADLVDYSIEIL; encoded by the coding sequence ATGATTGTTGGTATAATGACTGTGGAGTTGTATATCAGCGGAGCCACAACTCTAAAAGAAAAGAGACGGGTTCTTAAAAGTATCATTGACAGAATTCGCAGCAAATATAATGTATCAATTTCAGAAGTGGACAATCAAGACCTTTGGCAGCGGGCGACCCTTGGGGTAGCAGCAGTTAGTAATGAAACAAGCCATGTAAGCCGCATGCTTGACACGGTGATTCGTACTATTGAAAATAACGGAGAAGCGGATTTAGTGGATTATTCGATAGAAATACTTTAG
- a CDS encoding acyl-CoA dehydratase activase: protein MITAGIDVGSVSTKVVLLIDDEIKYLVRPTGWSPRDAGLHAYQELLDSAGCNNNDVSGVVGTGYGRISLPIIDKAVTEIHCHARGANYLVGQGGLLIDIGGQDSKAILMNERGKVVDFAMNDKCAAGTGRFLQVIAAALGVDVSELADLAENRQPLDINSMCTVFAESEVISLLAKGSDKRDIIAGIHRSVARRVWGMASRFGPAQCVIFTGGVAQNHDVRNRLSQEAGCPVIVPEISQMAGALGAALYARELKK from the coding sequence ATGATAACAGCTGGCATTGATGTGGGTTCAGTTTCCACAAAGGTTGTCCTACTCATAGATGACGAAATAAAATATTTAGTCCGTCCCACTGGCTGGAGTCCCCGGGATGCCGGTTTGCATGCCTATCAAGAATTGTTGGACTCCGCGGGATGTAATAATAATGATGTTAGTGGTGTTGTCGGTACAGGTTATGGCCGAATTTCTTTGCCTATAATTGATAAAGCCGTAACAGAAATCCACTGTCATGCTAGGGGTGCTAATTATCTGGTTGGCCAGGGAGGCCTTTTAATTGATATCGGTGGCCAAGACAGCAAAGCCATCCTTATGAATGAGCGGGGCAAAGTGGTTGATTTTGCCATGAATGACAAATGTGCAGCTGGAACAGGCCGATTCTTGCAGGTAATTGCAGCTGCCCTAGGGGTGGATGTCAGTGAGTTGGCAGACTTAGCGGAAAATAGGCAACCCCTGGATATTAATAGCATGTGTACGGTCTTTGCGGAATCCGAAGTGATAAGTCTGCTGGCGAAGGGATCCGATAAGCGGGATATTATAGCGGGTATTCACCGATCTGTGGCAAGAAGGGTCTGGGGCATGGCCAGTCGCTTTGGACCAGCCCAATGTGTAATTTTTACTGGTGGGGTTGCCCAAAATCATGATGTACGTAACCGTTTGTCTCAGGAAGCAGGTTGTCCGGTCATCGTACCGGAAATTAGCCAAATGGCCGGCGCATTGGGAGCAGCACTGTATGCCAGAGAGTTAAAGAAATAA
- a CDS encoding CheR family methyltransferase — MERIEIQLLLQGIFQLYGYDFRDYVFSSIRRRIWHRVQAERLTTISALQERVFHQPDCMQRLLLDFSIQVTEMFRDPDFFKVFRERVVPCLREYPFIRIWHAGCSSGEEVYSMVILLYEEGLSDKSILYATDINEVALKTARAGAFPLEKMKTYTGNYLRAGGCQDFSQYYTAKDDYVVFRNFLKKNIVFAQHNLVTDSSFNEFDVIICRNVMIYFNKKLQNRVHGLFCQSLNYSGYLVLGKKEDIKFTAHAEHYKELYAEQRIYQKIR, encoded by the coding sequence TTGGAACGAATTGAAATCCAATTATTGTTGCAAGGCATATTCCAGCTTTACGGCTATGATTTTAGGGATTATGTTTTTTCATCCATTCGCCGTCGAATCTGGCACCGGGTTCAAGCCGAGAGGTTGACGACAATCTCCGCACTGCAAGAAAGAGTATTTCATCAACCTGATTGCATGCAGAGACTCCTGTTAGATTTTTCCATACAGGTGACAGAAATGTTCCGGGACCCAGATTTTTTTAAGGTTTTCAGAGAGAGGGTAGTGCCCTGTCTTAGGGAATATCCCTTTATCCGTATCTGGCATGCTGGTTGCTCTTCAGGAGAAGAAGTTTACTCAATGGTCATTTTACTCTATGAGGAAGGTTTAAGTGATAAGAGTATCCTTTATGCCACAGATATTAACGAAGTAGCATTAAAAACAGCGAGAGCAGGAGCCTTTCCACTGGAAAAAATGAAAACCTATACCGGAAATTACTTGCGGGCAGGAGGATGCCAAGACTTTTCCCAATATTACACCGCAAAAGATGATTATGTTGTTTTTCGAAACTTTCTTAAAAAGAACATAGTTTTTGCCCAACACAATTTGGTTACGGATAGCTCTTTTAATGAATTCGATGTAATTATATGCAGAAACGTTATGATTTACTTTAATAAAAAACTACAAAACCGTGTCCATGGGTTATTTTGTCAAAGTCTTAATTACTCCGGCTACTTGGTCCTAGGAAAAAAGGAGGATATCAAGTTTACCGCCCATGCGGAACATTATAAGGAGTTGTATGCTGAACAAAGAATTTATCAAAAGATTCGCTAG
- a CDS encoding PAS domain S-box protein gives MENAIKILMVDDQYENLLALEGILESPMYRLVTATSGEEALKQVLKDDFAVILLDVRMPGLNGYETAKIIRSRGKSRHTPIIFITANHQDTEQVHKGYALGAIDYIFKPVDPETLRYKISGFVNLYKHQEQLEIMVQQRTQELLLANERLQREVKQHKQTEEELRKSEGRFRIFFEKSQIGIILLSPEGGLLESNPAFQKMIGYTDEELKRMVFTEFTHPEYIEKNIELYQKLLEGEIEYYEIKKRYLSKCGKLIWGHLTVFSTRDINAKIEFVIAFVQDITEKKILEEEMVRFDRLNMVGEMAAGISHEVRNPMTTVRGFLQMLQGKDDCSRYKDYFTLMIQELDRANSIITEFLSIGRNTPSNLEKQNINFIVNSLKPLLQADAFGQGKYVQVETNKVPDLLLDSKEIRQIILNLCRNGLEAMTSGGRLIIRTYLENRKVVLTVQDEGEGIRSEVMEKLGTPFFTTKANGTGLGLSICYSIAARHNAVISIDTSANGTTFYVKFNCN, from the coding sequence ATGGAAAACGCAATAAAAATATTGATGGTGGATGACCAGTATGAAAATCTGCTGGCTCTGGAGGGTATACTGGAATCTCCCATGTACCGGTTGGTCACGGCAACCTCCGGTGAAGAAGCTTTAAAACAGGTCTTAAAGGATGACTTTGCTGTGATTTTACTGGATGTAAGGATGCCAGGCTTAAATGGTTATGAAACTGCAAAGATTATTCGTTCCAGAGGAAAATCACGACATACACCCATTATTTTTATTACTGCCAATCACCAGGATACAGAGCAGGTTCATAAAGGCTATGCATTAGGAGCTATTGATTATATCTTTAAACCTGTTGATCCCGAGACGTTAAGATATAAGATTTCTGGATTTGTCAATCTATACAAGCATCAGGAACAACTTGAGATTATGGTACAACAACGAACCCAAGAACTGTTGCTTGCTAATGAACGACTTCAACGTGAAGTTAAACAACATAAGCAAACTGAAGAGGAACTGCGGAAGAGTGAAGGGCGATTTCGCATATTTTTTGAGAAATCTCAGATTGGCATTATCCTATTAAGTCCAGAAGGTGGTTTACTTGAAAGTAACCCAGCCTTTCAAAAAATGATTGGTTACACTGACGAAGAATTAAAAAGAATGGTATTTACTGAATTTACACATCCAGAATACATAGAAAAAAACATTGAACTTTACCAGAAATTATTAGAAGGAGAAATAGAATATTATGAAATAAAAAAACGTTATTTATCGAAATGCGGCAAATTAATTTGGGGACACCTAACTGTATTTTCCACGAGGGATATCAATGCTAAAATTGAATTTGTTATTGCTTTTGTCCAAGACATAACCGAGAAAAAAATATTGGAAGAAGAAATGGTTCGGTTTGATCGGCTGAATATGGTTGGGGAAATGGCTGCAGGGATTAGTCATGAGGTTAGAAACCCCATGACCACTGTTAGGGGATTCTTACAAATGCTGCAAGGAAAAGATGATTGCTCTAGGTACAAAGACTACTTTACTTTGATGATTCAAGAGCTTGATCGTGCTAATTCCATTATAACCGAGTTTCTTTCTATAGGTAGGAACACACCTTCAAATCTAGAAAAACAAAACATAAATTTTATAGTAAACTCCCTTAAGCCCTTACTTCAGGCTGACGCATTTGGTCAAGGTAAATATGTACAAGTAGAAACCAACAAAGTCCCAGATCTTCTCTTAGACAGTAAGGAGATTCGACAAATAATCTTAAACCTATGTAGAAATGGTTTAGAAGCTATGACTAGTGGTGGTCGACTTATTATAAGAACCTACTTGGAAAATAGGAAGGTTGTTCTTACCGTACAAGATGAAGGAGAAGGTATTAGATCAGAGGTAATGGAGAAACTTGGCACCCCTTTCTTTACAACCAAAGCGAATGGAACCGGGTTGGGACTAAGCATCTGTTATAGTATTGCTGCCCGCCACAATGCTGTTATAAGTATAGATACCAGTGCTAACGGTACAACTTTCTATGTAAAGTTTAATTGCAATTAA
- a CDS encoding DAK2 domain-containing protein — translation MSLYSFDGQGLKMMILGSTNLLARHKSEIDALNVFPVPDGDTGNNMYLTLLAAAKEVQNSDTSHIGEVAEAAAQACLMGARGNSGVILSQLIRGFAKALAGKEKANALEVVQALEEGANLAYQAVMNPVEGTILTVMRRSAEAARSAVLRNYDLLRVMILTLREARVALGETPELLPVLKEAGVVDAGGRGYVIILEGILSILKRAEDISLLMDFTARQEEKFTKAVNRDFDSEIHFTYCTEFIVKGTNIPLDLIRHELSPYGDCLMVVGTEQVAKVHIHSNHPGMVLENCLNYGSIHEVAIHNMREQSKQILKESEPEKEIGIVTVGTGEGIIDIMNSLGADAVVVGGQTMNPSTEEIVRSIQGVNAKGILILPNNKNIILAAEQAAKLVSNKVVKVIPTRTIPQGLSALLAQDPTGDIEDNYQQMTAAAGSVKTGEVTKAVRETTSNGLKIQQGNLIGIAEGSIVAVGVEILQVLKDMLSIMLEEDHSLVTLYYGAEIADQAEEITEQLQKSYSDIEFELHYGGQPLYYFIFSVE, via the coding sequence GTGAGCTTATATTCATTTGACGGACAAGGTTTAAAAATGATGATTCTGGGTAGTACCAATTTACTTGCCCGACATAAATCAGAAATAGATGCTTTAAACGTATTTCCTGTGCCTGATGGTGACACAGGGAACAACATGTACTTAACACTGCTGGCTGCAGCGAAAGAAGTGCAAAATAGTGATACTTCCCATATCGGCGAGGTTGCTGAGGCTGCTGCCCAGGCTTGCTTAATGGGCGCCCGGGGTAATTCAGGGGTTATTTTATCCCAGCTTATTCGTGGTTTTGCTAAGGCATTGGCTGGAAAGGAAAAAGCCAATGCTTTGGAAGTGGTACAGGCACTGGAAGAAGGAGCTAATTTAGCTTATCAGGCAGTGATGAACCCAGTAGAGGGAACAATACTAACGGTGATGAGACGCAGTGCCGAGGCTGCTAGGAGTGCAGTTTTAAGAAATTATGACTTACTCAGAGTTATGATTCTTACCTTACGAGAAGCAAGGGTAGCACTGGGTGAGACACCAGAACTGCTACCTGTTTTAAAAGAAGCAGGGGTTGTGGATGCAGGGGGAAGAGGCTATGTAATTATATTAGAAGGGATTTTAAGCATTTTAAAACGAGCGGAAGATATCAGCCTTCTTATGGATTTTACCGCCAGACAGGAAGAAAAATTTACTAAAGCAGTTAACCGGGATTTTGACTCAGAAATTCACTTTACATATTGTACAGAGTTTATCGTAAAAGGAACCAATATCCCCTTAGATTTAATTCGTCATGAGTTAAGTCCCTACGGGGATTGTCTCATGGTTGTTGGCACTGAACAGGTGGCCAAGGTACATATTCACTCCAATCATCCCGGAATGGTGTTGGAAAATTGTTTAAATTATGGGTCGATTCACGAAGTGGCCATTCATAACATGAGAGAGCAAAGTAAGCAGATACTAAAGGAATCGGAACCTGAGAAGGAAATTGGGATAGTCACTGTTGGGACGGGCGAAGGTATAATAGATATTATGAACAGCCTAGGTGCCGATGCCGTAGTTGTTGGTGGCCAAACCATGAATCCTAGCACAGAGGAAATCGTACGATCAATTCAGGGAGTAAATGCCAAAGGTATTTTGATACTTCCTAACAATAAAAATATCATTTTAGCGGCAGAGCAGGCGGCAAAGCTGGTTAGTAATAAAGTGGTAAAGGTCATACCGACTCGGACCATTCCCCAAGGGTTGAGTGCTTTGTTAGCACAAGATCCCACAGGGGATATAGAAGATAATTATCAGCAAATGACTGCTGCTGCAGGTTCTGTAAAAACCGGTGAAGTTACGAAGGCTGTTCGAGAGACCACAAGCAACGGGTTAAAAATCCAGCAGGGTAATCTTATTGGTATAGCAGAGGGATCTATTGTGGCAGTGGGTGTAGAAATTCTTCAAGTTCTAAAAGATATGCTTAGCATTATGTTGGAAGAGGATCATTCTCTAGTAACACTTTATTATGGGGCTGAAATTGCAGATCAGGCAGAAGAGATAACGGAACAATTGCAAAAAAGTTATTCAGATATTGAATTTGAGCTTCATTATGGCGGACAACCACTTTATTATTTCATTTTCTCGGTGGAGTAA
- a CDS encoding FG-GAP repeat domain-containing protein, which yields MLKITLSRVVYQVTLEGPLLVESGNVITGDKKDLVVASGSTVYIYSPQNDGYKQTSVLNLEQSILSLEVGFNVLDKNIIFVGTEDRIIAFGNVNGAITQLWQTDPEPGANISGITLADLDGDKREELAAIGRDNDTLYVYLLIGDNIASIQPQLLSIRQLPGPSRSITSFSPEPQRPRLLAIAYGANQALSIVTYFLTETGFDQGPELVNLPYRITDLAGGNLLPDPGEELVTAGNDGFVRIYTANNQLRLGLLTKNLGTTVSAVDTQMVTENTSLLVAGSPREFVFGFYSPGLTSEPDWAINVGGAVNDLEIIDIDNVAVGTQNGILQVWEIKYPF from the coding sequence GTGTTGAAGATAACTCTATCCAGAGTTGTATACCAAGTAACACTAGAGGGACCTTTATTAGTCGAGAGTGGAAATGTTATAACTGGCGATAAAAAGGACTTGGTAGTAGCCAGTGGATCTACTGTCTACATTTACAGCCCACAAAATGATGGATACAAGCAAACTTCGGTTCTGAACCTGGAACAATCAATATTAAGTTTAGAAGTTGGCTTTAATGTACTGGATAAAAATATCATATTTGTGGGGACTGAAGATAGAATTATTGCTTTTGGAAATGTTAACGGAGCTATTACTCAACTTTGGCAAACAGATCCAGAACCGGGTGCCAACATAAGTGGTATAACATTGGCTGATTTAGACGGGGATAAAAGGGAGGAACTGGCTGCCATTGGTAGGGATAACGATACGCTATATGTGTATTTGCTGATTGGGGATAACATAGCATCAATACAACCACAATTGTTATCCATTAGGCAATTACCGGGGCCCTCCCGTAGTATTACATCCTTTTCACCGGAACCTCAAAGGCCCCGGTTATTGGCCATAGCATATGGAGCAAATCAGGCATTATCAATTGTCACCTACTTTTTAACAGAAACAGGCTTTGATCAGGGGCCCGAGCTAGTTAATCTACCCTATAGGATAACTGATCTAGCAGGCGGAAACTTGCTGCCTGATCCAGGAGAAGAATTGGTGACCGCAGGTAACGATGGTTTCGTTAGGATTTATACTGCAAATAACCAGTTAAGATTAGGCCTCCTCACAAAAAATTTAGGAACCACAGTTTCAGCTGTAGACACTCAAATGGTAACCGAGAATACATCTCTATTGGTAGCTGGTTCCCCGAGAGAGTTTGTTTTTGGTTTTTATAGCCCAGGCCTAACCAGTGAACCAGATTGGGCAATTAATGTTGGGGGAGCAGTGAATGATCTTGAGATCATTGATATTGACAATGTCGCCGTGGGAACACAAAATGGAATATTGCAGGTATGGGAAATTAAATATCCATTCTAA
- a CDS encoding zinc metalloprotease HtpX, with protein MNNLKVILLMGILSVILITIGQAVGGTEGATLFLLISLGMNLFSYFYSDKMAIRMTRSQPVSEQEAPELYAIIRNLAQRAHLPMPKVYITPSHQPNAFATGRNPQHAAVAVTEGLLHLCNRDELEGVLAHELAHIANRDILVSTIAAAFAGAITWIANIVQWGAIFGGMRGDEEEGGGIGALVLAMIAPLAATIVQLAISRSREYGADELGAEIAGKSDGLANALLKLERAAHQIPMQVSPAASHMFITNPLSAQAFVKMFSTHPPIQDRVERLRQMRF; from the coding sequence ATGAATAATTTAAAAGTAATCCTTCTAATGGGAATACTTAGCGTAATTTTAATAACCATTGGCCAAGCAGTTGGAGGAACTGAAGGAGCCACATTGTTTCTACTAATTTCATTGGGGATGAATTTGTTCAGTTACTTTTACAGTGATAAAATGGCCATTAGGATGACACGCTCTCAGCCGGTTTCAGAGCAAGAGGCCCCTGAGTTATATGCCATTATTAGAAACTTAGCCCAGCGTGCCCATCTTCCCATGCCCAAAGTCTATATTACCCCTTCTCATCAACCCAATGCCTTTGCAACGGGTCGTAACCCACAACATGCTGCAGTGGCGGTTACAGAAGGTCTTCTGCACCTGTGTAACCGGGATGAATTGGAAGGTGTACTGGCCCATGAGTTGGCACATATTGCAAATCGAGATATTTTAGTCAGTACCATTGCTGCGGCCTTTGCCGGAGCAATCACCTGGATTGCTAATATCGTTCAATGGGGTGCAATTTTTGGCGGTATGAGGGGTGATGAGGAAGAAGGCGGAGGTATTGGTGCCCTGGTGTTGGCAATGATTGCTCCCCTTGCAGCCACCATTGTTCAACTGGCAATCTCAAGGTCGCGGGAATATGGGGCAGATGAACTTGGTGCCGAAATAGCAGGAAAATCAGACGGTTTAGCCAATGCGCTGTTAAAACTAGAACGGGCCGCTCACCAGATTCCCATGCAAGTATCTCCTGCTGCATCCCATATGTTCATTACCAACCCGTTATCAGCACAAGCCTTTGTTAAAATGTTTAGTACTCACCCGCCCATTCAGGACCGTGTAGAGAGACTTCGTCAAATGAGATTTTAA